DNA sequence from the Methanofollis formosanus genome:
CTCTGAGAGGCAGTATCCCACATTGAGTTCCCCACACGCGTGGGGATGAACCGGCCTGCCTCAGTGAGGACGCCGGCGAGGTCGCGAGTTCCCCACACGCGTGGGGATGAACCGAGAGATCGGTATTTCTGGGGCGAGACGACGATGAGTTCCCCACACGCGTGGGGATGAACCGGCGCTGAGCGGCAGTCTGACTCTCCCGGATCTGAGTTCCCCACACGCGTGGGGATGAACCGACTGCTCACTTCACGCTCTTTTTCCAGACCTAGAGTTCCCCACACGCGTGGGGATGAACCGAGGCATAAAATGTCAGAAACAGGTTTGAACGGGAGTTCCCCACACGCGTGGGGATGAACCGATGTTCGTTCCCGGCACCGGAATCCCGACCGTGAGTTCCCCACACGCGTGGGGATGAACCGCCTCGGGCGGGCTCAGTCGTCGGAGGAGGGCTGAGTTCCCCACACGCGTGGGGATGAACCGGTGCTCTGTCTGGATTGTTTCCGCGAGTGGTGGAGTTCCCCACACGCGTGGGGATGAACCGACGTGAGCGGGGCCGGATACACTGGCAAAAAAGAGTTCCCCACACGCGTGGGGATGAACCGCGGTGCTCTGGGCGAAGGGATACCGGCAGTGGGAGTTCCCCACACGCGTGGGGATGAACCGAGAGACGCGGTACTCGACTTCATGGCCGGCGCGAGTTCCCCACACGCGTGGGGATGAACCGATACGGCTGTATCTTATCCTTCGTGTCAACGGGAGTTCCCCACACGCGTGGGGATGAACCGATGATGCACCCGGGCGACACCTCGCTCGGGGCGAGTTCCCCACACGCGTGGGGATGAACCGATCCTCGCCTTTTTCTATTGCACCGGCGACAGGAGTTCCCCACACGCGTGGGGATGAACCGGGTCCTCATCGAAGGCGAGATCGTTCCCGACCTGAGTTCCCCACACGCGTGGGGATGAACCGGCGTCGCACCTCCTGAGGATCTCAAGGTCCCCGAGTTCCCCACACGCGTGGGGATGAACCGCACGCCGCCCTGATGCAGGACCACCCGACGCTGAGTTCCCCACACGCGTGGGGATGAACCGACCATCGTCACCCTCCAGGACGGCGTCAGAAAGAGTTCCCCACACGCGTGGGGATGAACCGACGGGGGCCGGGCCCTATACCCTCGAGTCCGAGAGTTCCCCACACGCGTGGGGATGAACCGGAAACGTCGTACACGGGTTGCGACCCCATAGGGAGTTCCCCACACGCGTGGGGATGAACCGATAGTGGTCTATCGCATTCTCTGGAATCGAATGAGTTCCCCACACGCGTGGGGATGAACCGGAATAAGTTCGACACCAGCACCAAACACAGCAGAGTTCCCCACACGCGTGGGGATGAACCGAGGACCGCACCACCACAAAAAAACCTCGATGTGAGTTCCCCACACGCGTGGGGATGAACCGTAGTATAGGAGGTAGCGAATGAGCCACATAACGAGTTCCCCACACGCGTGGGGATGAACCGATCCTGGATTTGCACTGTCTCCAGCGAATCGCGAGTTCCCCACACGCGTGGGGATGAACCGATCCTCTACCACGAGGTTCGGGAACGGTTCGGGAGTTCCCCACACGCGTGGGGATGAACCGCGGTGCCGGTGCTGTGATGGAGAACGATGTCCGAGTTCCCCACACGCGTGGGGATGAACCGGCGGCCACTGCACACTGCCGTTCTGCCCGCAAGAGTTCCCCACACGCGTGGGGATGAACCGAACGCGTCGAACTGGTTTGGCAGGATGACGACGAGTTCCCCACACGCGTGGGGATGAACCTGAGGAGCGCAACCTGCGCCTCTGAAGGATACAGAGTTCCCCACACGCGTGGGGATGAACCGATAGCGACTGAGAAATCAGACCTCAGCCACCGGAGTTCCCCACACGCGTGGGGATGAACCGTATAGAATAATATATGGAACATATAGTGAGTGGAGTTCCCCACACGCGTGGGGATGAACCGATCCTTTCTTATCGTGGTCCGGTCGCCCTGGTGAGTTCCCCACACGCGTGGGGATGAACCATTGTGACTGGCAGACGATGTAAGCCATCGTCCGAGTTCCCCACACGCGTGGGGATGAACCATTGTGACTGGCAGACGATGTAAGCCATCGTCCGAGTTCCCCACACGCGTGGGGATGAACCGCCTTCGACGGATATCAGATTGCCCCGGTATCTGAGTTCCCCACACGCGTGGGGATGAACCGACAGTTGGGACACTGCCGCGCCTCGACCCTGGGAGTTCCCCACACGCGTGGGGATGAACCTTGAGGATCGGGTTGCCGTCCGCGTCGGTCATCGAGTTCCCCACACGCGTGGGGATGAACCGGTCTGCGGATCTGCAACGAGGAGCAGATGGCAGAGTTCCCCACACGCGTGGGGATGAACCGCTGGCAGAGTGTGCAGACGGGGGAGTAGACCAGAGTTCCCCACACGCGTGGGGATGAACCGGTCGCATGGGCTGCCGACAAGCATGGAGCCGAGAGTTCCCCACACGCGTGGGGATGAACCGGCCCTGCGGGATCACGACGTCGCCATAACTCTGAGTTCCCCACACGCGTGGGAACGAATCGGATGATGCTGACTCCCCCACACACCGTTCTCCAATCAGAACTATCATAAAATACCATAAACAATATGATATTGTCTGTTCTTTGGTAGGCCGATGATGTTCCCCGATCTTTCGGGGTTGAACCATAGTGAAATTACAGATCCGGCCGCGTGACAGTATTTTTTCCCCACCATGTGGGGATCACACTCCCTTTTTCCATTCCCCCGCGTCCACCAGTGCAAAAAAACATCGGGAACACGCCCGTGCATCCTCCAGCGCCCGGTGCGCCCCTTCATAGGGAGAGCCGAAGAGGGCCAGATGGAGTTCTGAAAGCGTCGGCCATTTATACCCGCCCTGCCGCCTGATGCCGCAGTACCTCGCCGAACCCCTCATCGTACACCAGCCGCGGAGCGGTTCCAACGGGTCGGCACGCCCGGTCCGTTCGCATTCTCCGGCGATGACTCGCCGGTCATAGGCAAGGTTGTGGGCGACGACCCAATCGGCCGATTCCGCTGCATCTGAAAGATCTCTCAGTGCATGCCGGAGGGGGATGCCGTCCCGCCGTGCATCGGCGGTCGTGATGCCGTGAATCTCGGCCGCCGCCCGCGGGATCGAGAAGCCTTCGGGAAAAATGGTCGTCGTATATTCGGCCTGTGGGGTGCCGCGGCCGTCGCAGAGCACCCATGCCAGTTCAACGAGACGGGGAGGTGCTCTCCCGTTCAAAATCCGGCCGGTCGTCTCGGTGTCGATGACGAGGACCGTGCCGGGAGATGAGTCGGGCATCTTGGATGGATATGCGGGGTGGAGCGTGATATATCGATCGGCGGCGGGGTGGTCGCGACGAGAACCGTGATGAACGGCCGGGTCCAGGTTGCGTCTCTTCACTTTTGATCTTCGGCGACTCCGGCATGCCGGCCTGTCGTCCTGCAGAGCACCTCCTCCACCCCCTCCCTCACCCCGATCTCCCTCCTCCTCCCCCGGCCCCGGCGCACCATCTGCACATCCACCAGCCGCAGCCGCTCCAGCTTCTTCAGCCGCTCGTGAAACACCGTGTAGCTCATCTCCGCCCCCTCGCACACCCGGCCGTACACCTGCCCGGCGCCGGCCGCCCCGTCCTCCGCCCGGCCCTCGTCGAGGGCCGCCGCGAGCACCGCCCGCTCCGATGCCGACAGCCCTTCGATCGTCACGGCGAGGTGGCGGTTCTTCGAGACCACAAAGGCGGCGAGAACGTCGCCGGCGGTCACCGTGCGCCGCCCGGCCTCCTCGGCCGCCCTCGCCGCCCGCCCGATGAGGTCCAGGCCGACGCGGAGATCGGCGGTGGCGACCGCCCGCTCGACGACGAGGTCGAGGACCGCGGGCGGCATCACCCCCGGATACAGCCCGGCCCGCACCCGGTCGCCGAGGATCGCCCGCACCTCCCCGGCGGAGTACGGCGGGAAGAAGACCTCCGCCGCCTGGAAGACCGACCGCGTGCCCGGGTCGAGGGCACGGGCGAGGTCGGCCTCGGGCGCAGAGAGGGTGAGCACCACCCCGACCCGGACCGCCGGCCAGACCTCGTGCATCCTGAGCAGCGGGGCGAGGACGGCGTCGAGCCCGCCGTCGGCAAGGAGCCAGTGGGCGTCGTCCAGGCAGACGACGACCGCCGCCTCCCGCGCCATGAGGACATGGGCGACCTCGGACATCAAGCGCTTGATCGAGACCCCGGAGGTCGGCGGGGCATGGCCGACGAGCACCCGGAAGATCTCGGCGACGACCGCAAACAGACTCTTCTCGACCTGGCAGGAGACGAGCACCGGCACCACCTGCGTCGTCGTCTCCTCCACCTCGGCGAAGAGCAGCCTGATCGCCGTCGTCTTGCCGGTGCCAGGCACCCCGCGGAGCACGGCGTGCTGCGGGCGGTAGCCCGCGAAGGCCGGGCGGAGGGCGAAGGCGAGGGCCTCGAGCTGCGTGTCGCGGTGGTTGAAGACCTCAGGGAGATGAGCGGACTCAAAAACCGCAGGGTCGCGGAAGAGCGTCTGGTCGGCGGTGAGGGGTTTCATGCGGAGGGGTGGCCGCCAGAGGATATAGAGGTGGGCCGTGCGTGCGGGGTGAAAGTGAAGGGCCGGGGGACCGCGGCAGAAAATCACCCGGGAAAATATCCCGGATCAAAATAAAAAGGCATTATATTGATGAAACGAATGAAAGCACATATGAAATCCGATCCATACCCCATGCCCGGAGAGTTCGGGAGAACGTCCACGGCCCAGGCCCCGGACGAGTCCCTCGCCGAATGGGCCGAACGAGGCGGCCCCCACCTCCGGAAGATCCTGGAAGGGGCTCTCTGTTCCTCGTCCGTGCCGAAAACTCCCGCCCCCACTCCGGCGGACGATAAGACCATACCGAAATATCCGAAACGAACAGGCGGGCCGCCGTCGCGGAGAAGCCTGCTGGCAAGGCTGAGGGACTACGACGAGTGGCCGGAAGACGAAG
Encoded proteins:
- a CDS encoding 3'-5' exonuclease translates to MPDSSPGTVLVIDTETTGRILNGRAPPRLVELAWVLCDGRGTPQAEYTTTIFPEGFSIPRAAAEIHGITTADARRDGIPLRHALRDLSDAAESADWVVAHNLAYDRRVIAGECERTGRADPLEPLRGWCTMRGSARYCGIRRQGGYKWPTLSELHLALFGSPYEGAHRALEDARACSRCFFALVDAGEWKKGV
- a CDS encoding ORC1-type DNA replication protein produces the protein MKPLTADQTLFRDPAVFESAHLPEVFNHRDTQLEALAFALRPAFAGYRPQHAVLRGVPGTGKTTAIRLLFAEVEETTTQVVPVLVSCQVEKSLFAVVAEIFRVLVGHAPPTSGVSIKRLMSEVAHVLMAREAAVVVCLDDAHWLLADGGLDAVLAPLLRMHEVWPAVRVGVVLTLSAPEADLARALDPGTRSVFQAAEVFFPPYSAGEVRAILGDRVRAGLYPGVMPPAVLDLVVERAVATADLRVGLDLIGRAARAAEEAGRRTVTAGDVLAAFVVSKNRHLAVTIEGLSASERAVLAAALDEGRAEDGAAGAGQVYGRVCEGAEMSYTVFHERLKKLERLRLVDVQMVRRGRGRRREIGVREGVEEVLCRTTGRHAGVAEDQK